The following is a genomic window from Rhododendron vialii isolate Sample 1 chromosome 9a, ASM3025357v1.
TTAGCCATTAGTTAGTTGACTATGGTTTAGTGGAGAGTAAGATGGTTTGTTATTGGTTGGTTAGGAGAAACTTAGGTATACCGGTGATACCAAGCCCCATGGTATCTCTTTCGGTCCGTTTCTCATTTTTCGGCtatttttcgatcacatttGAATGATCGATTTCGTTCCTTTTGTAGAGTTCAGTGAAAACCTTGATTATGCCAATAAATTGTAttcatcggactttatttgatacataaTCGACACACGTAAAAATTgcgaaaaaaaccaaaactgggttttgattcagtgtatttttggattcagttttgattttctttaattttcacgtgtgccgatTATGtatgatgtagaacacgtggaggcccaattccatgatcagctggaccgagccaagccccgaaagtccaaacggtgtttaatttcagattacccaaattggctaaattcggacgagctcggaataggcccaaacttggtgggctgacttaatttcgcgctccggtcaatactcattaaccctaagttgatgatcgatggtgcttttcggcctaattccttcgtataggccttcaattgcgttattttgccgttttaggaaagatttgtttcattaataactcttagaccgtatttccttttaagttgattctttttgggaaagtcttatttttctttcccgttttcagttttaggaaaagccccaaattatggcactttttattttccaagtttatttttagggtttctagggtttcagcctatttaagggtttgtaacctagagtttatgtagctttttgattaataatattgcagagattttctctttctttcttgtgcgcaagatttgctcgttgcgacgagttgtttatctcgtttggattagtacgctaactaatctctcgtgaattccgccgcgtcaatgtatcaaataaaatccgatgaacacaatttttggcaTGATTAAGATTCTtaccgaactctacaaaatgaacgaaatcgatcatccaaatgtgatcgaaaaatgacCACAAATAAAAAACGAACCGAAAGAAATACCATGGGACTTGCGATCTCAGATACCTAAAAGTTTCTCGGTTGGTTAGATAGTGATTGAAAGCTGGACTTTATCTGTACCGGAGATTCCATTTGTATTTCATGATTAAGGGAAAAAGGATGAAAAAGGAATATACAGACAgagtttctttctctctctctctctacatctcgGGATTTTCTCTCTAGTTCTTGATTCGATTTTACTGTTCTTGATCAATTCCATTTCAATTGAGtaaattcttcaattttcctCACTCAAGCGAAAGGAGCTAGGGCGTGGCCGCCAAAAAAATTCACTACTAAACAATGACTAGTAGTATGTCAAATGAGCGACACGTGGCCGTCTTGCCATTCCCGTTCACCAGCCACCCCGGCTGCCTCCTCGGCCTCGTACGCCACCTCGCCGCCAAAGCCCCAGACGTCACCTTCTCCTTCTTCAGCACACCTAAATCCATCGAAACCCTGTTCTCGCCAGCTAAAAAGGTGCCCGGCAACGTAAAGCCGTACGTGGCGCCGGACGGGGTGCCGGAGGGACACGTGCTCTCCGGAAACCCGGAGGAGCCGGTTAGGTTGTACctggcggcggcggaggagggGGAGAGCCTCAAGGGAGTTTTGAAGGCGGCTGAGGCGGAGACAGGGCGGAGGATCGGGTGCGTCATGTCGGATGCGTTTATGTGGTTTGCCGGCCGTTTGGCGGAGGAGATGGGGGTTCCGTGGGTTCCGTTAATGACGACGGATGCTAGGTGTCTCTCGGCTCATTTTTACACTGACCTGATAAGGGAAACTGTTGGAATCCATGGTAAGAGATTTTTGGTTTAAGACGAAATTTGGGAATTCCATCTCAATTTGTGATTGAAAAAGGGCGTGAAGCACCATATAATAGTACTTCAAAGCACCGAATAACCTCTGCAATTCACGGCACTTACTCCATTACTCTCTAATagaacaactttattatttatataccTCTTTCTAACAACTAATAGGgattatttataccttcaacacgTTACACACCCCCTCCTTAATAGAGCAACTCTATTAGTTTGGTTGCACGTGAGGAGACATGTTCCGCCACAAAAACTCATATTTAAGCCAAATGCCAAATCTCTAACATCGGTGTTCCGATGTAGCAATTTGATATAGTATCTTCTAATAAAAATCTCATTCAATTTCACGATTGTTTCTCTTCATAGCAAAAGAATTCGGTTTTTCAACATTGGGGTTAGGATTGAAGAGGACGATCTTTGCGATTTGGGTACAAATATGGGTTTAGAATTGGAGATGCCTTACCCAAATCTATGGgtgaaaaaaaagggtaaagacTACTGATACTCTTAACAAAACAAACAACCAATACATAGGGAGGTCAACATATATGTGATCAAAATTCTCCTGAAGAATCAAAGATTTGGGTTTAACTCATTTGCTAATTTCGCCCGAGATAATTTGATTGACTAGTGACTACAGTACATAACATATTTTAATGTGCAAATCAGACATTGCTGGACGGGAAAACGAGGTCGTGAAATTCATCCCAGGATTTTCGGAGCTACGCCTCGGGGACTTGCCCAAGGAAATCCTGTTTGGAAACTTGGAATCTCCATTCGCAATCATGCTACAAAAAATGGGCCAGGCTCTAACCAAAGCAACTGCAGTTGCTGTCAACTCCTTTGAAGAACTGGATCCTGAAATCCACCAAGATCTCAACTCCAAGTTTAAAATGTTCCTCCATGTGGGACCGATCAATTCATTATCATCGTCGTCAAAGCCGTCCTCCTCGTACTCAGATGACTACGGATGCATTCCGTGGTTGGACAACCGCAAACCCGCCTCCGTCGCCTATATCGGCTTTGGAACAATAGTTACACCGCCACCGGTTGATGTAATGTAGCGAAATTTCCACTATGCTTAATAAGAATGGTAACTTTTCTCTGGTCCTAACTaaatgtatttcttttttttcaacagattgCGGCATTGGCTGAAGCACTAGAAGCTACCGGCACTCCATTTCTCTGGTCTCTCAAAGTTGACTTGCAAGAGTTTTTTCCGAAAGGATTCGTGGAGAGAACTACCAAGCTAGGAAAGATCGTTTCGTGGGCACCTCAAGAGCAAGTTCTGGCACACAGTTCAGTAGGAGTACATGTAACTCACTGCGGGTCCAACTCGGTATTTGAGAGCATTGTGGCAGGTGTGCCACTAATTGGGAGGCCATTCTTCGCGAATCAATACCTAAATGCGTGGATGGTGGAAAGCGTGTGGAAAATTGGTGTGAGGGTGGAGGGTGGAGTTTTTACCAAAAGTGCCACAATGTCTGCCTTTGAACTGGTTTTGTCTCATGAAAAGGGGAAGGAATTGAGGGAGCAAATTGGGAAGTTCAAAGAGCTTATTCTGAAGGCTGTTGGACCAGAAGGGAGCTCAACTCAGAATATCAATACCTTGTTGGAGGTAGTGACAGGGTACGGTCTTTAGAAGTAGTATGCTAATTCGAAGACCAGCGAAAACCTAATTCCAACGATTGCATTGGATGTAATAAGAACATTTATTGTGTGTCTCTTTGAGCTTGTAGAAATTCAAAAACTTCTGCTTGGATGTAATAAGAACACTTGCTGTGTGTGTCTTTGGAGTGTGTAGAAATTCCAACAATTATGTTGGATGTAATAACACCATAGATTGTGTCTCTGAGTGTGGAGAAATTTTCCCCTTCCGAGCACAACATTTGGCCAAGGTCCTCTGAATGCAAAATTTGATGAACCTCTATAGGTTTAACTTTTAACCACGGAATTTAGCGAGAATCTTAAAGTACATGAATCGCAGACATAGTTCTAGGAACAAAAAGTCTAGAACCACAATTAAAATGCACAAACACCAATCCGGGGTGTGTGTTGTGCACTTGCGTGTTGTGCACGATCTGAGCCGCCACAGCACATTTGATGCTAGGAGTTCAACTACAACATATTCATTCATTTTCTAAGTTTCAAAATCTGAATGCTTCCTCCACCTTCATCACCAGCAATATTTCCACCTTCTCATCCTTTATAGCTATAATCTGCTGGTAAAGCCCAAGGGCCTGGAGTTGGGAAACTAGAGCTAGAAGCTTCAAGGTTCGGAGCGGGAGCGCTACAATGTTGTGAATTTCCAGTGGACATTTAGGTTATGGAAATTGTTGTTGGAGACGTAAAAGTGGACTGCTGCATTTGCTGGTGGTTCTTCATTGGCGACTTGGGCCGTAGAGCTTCTATGTCGGGAGTTGTCAAAACAAGATGAGGTGCTTCTGGTGGTGGATTCCGTCCTCCTGGCCAAACTTTCCCTTCTTCGTCAGCAAAGTTTCGGATATATGCCTGAAAATTTACCAACTTCCGGTTACGAGTGATGGTCAAAATTGCCAATCAACCAACCAAACATAACCATGTACCACAGGAAATTGTGCATTAAGGCTCAATTATGACtcaaccaaactgagccttatgtctcaatcaattTGGGATCGACTACAGAAGTCCTTTTTCTCCGTTGCTCTGTCAAGGGCAATATGttcaatttaattaaataaattcatCCCATTTTACTTCAATATCTCTTATCAATTTTGTGTTCACATCCCCTTGGTAATTCCAAAAAGAAGAACACTACTGTGGCATCTAGTAGTCTTCATTGTAAGACCAAACCACCTTAGTCTATTCCTCTCCAACTTATCTTCGATTGATGCATGCATAAGTTACCCCTCATATTTCAATTAATCTTAACATCTTTATATCAAGCTACCAATTATTTACGTGTTGCTTCTTACTTGTGCAAAATATTCTTGCATTATTGTTCGTTGGCAGTATAGGTGCCTTATAAAATTTCCCTTCCAATTTGAAAGAATCCCTTAATTACACAGAACGAAAGCTCACTCTGAATAGCCATATCTGTGCTAAGTTTTCCTCACGTG
Proteins encoded in this region:
- the LOC131301012 gene encoding anthocyanidin 3-O-galactosyltransferase 3GT1-like, with translation MTSSMSNERHVAVLPFPFTSHPGCLLGLVRHLAAKAPDVTFSFFSTPKSIETLFSPAKKVPGNVKPYVAPDGVPEGHVLSGNPEEPVRLYLAAAEEGESLKGVLKAAEAETGRRIGCVMSDAFMWFAGRLAEEMGVPWVPLMTTDARCLSAHFYTDLIRETVGIHDIAGRENEVVKFIPGFSELRLGDLPKEILFGNLESPFAIMLQKMGQALTKATAVAVNSFEELDPEIHQDLNSKFKMFLHVGPINSLSSSSKPSSSYSDDYGCIPWLDNRKPASVAYIGFGTIVTPPPVDIAALAEALEATGTPFLWSLKVDLQEFFPKGFVERTTKLGKIVSWAPQEQVLAHSSVGVHVTHCGSNSVFESIVAGVPLIGRPFFANQYLNAWMVESVWKIGVRVEGGVFTKSATMSAFELVLSHEKGKELREQIGKFKELILKAVGPEGSSTQNINTLLEVVTGYGL